ATCGCGGCCCACGGCAGCTTCCTGCCGACCGGGGCACATGCCGGCGTGAGACGGGCGGTCGACAAGGCCTTCGCGAAGTAGCGCCGCGTCCAGCGTGGGGTGCGGGGGCGACCGCCGCGGTCGCCTCCTACCACTGCCCCCCGTCGATGCGGAAGACCTTCCCGGTGATCCAGGCCGCCTGCTCGGACGCCAGGTAGACCGCCATCTGCCCGACCTCTTCGGGCGTCCCCATGCGACGCAGGGGGATCGCCTTCACCAGCGAGTCGCCGTGCTCGGCCATCATGCCGTCGGCGATGTCGGTGGCGATCAGGCCGGGGGCGATCACGTTGCAACGCACGCCGTGCTTTGCGTTCTCGCGGGCCACCACCTTCGAGAGGGCGTTCACGGCGGCCTTCGCCGCGACGTACGGCCCGCCGTTCGCGGCGCAGCCGTCGGCGGCGATCGACGACACGGTCAGGATCACGCCGTTCTTCTGGGCCTGCAGCAGCGGCAGCGACGCGTGCAGGGTGTGGAAGACGCCGTTCAGGTCGATGTCGAGCACGCGCTGCCAGTAGCCCGGGTCTACCTCATGGAGCGGCTCGAAGCGGGTCGGTACGCCGGCGTTCGCCACCACGATGTCGAGTCCGCCGAGGGCTTCGTGGGCGCCGTTCACCATCGCGGCGACGGCTTCCCCCTCGCGCACGTCGGCGGCGAAGATCGGCGCGCTGCGTCCGAGCGCTTCGATCTCCTGCTGGATCGACACGGCCGCGTCGGTGTCGCGTCGATAGCCGATCGCGACATCCGCGCCGGCTTCGGCGAAGGCTTTGGCGATGGCACGACCGATGCCGCGCGAGGCGCCGGTGACGAGGGCTTTGCTGCCGGAGAGATCGATCACGACGTGGGTGCCTCCGTTGGGGGAAAGGGGATCTGCACGAGGGGGAGCCCGAAGAGCGGGTGCGGTCCCTCGGGCAGGGCCAGCGAATGGGGCGCCGCGACTTCGAGTGCGACGGGGCCCTCGTCGGCGCTCGGGTCGATCTGCACCGCGATCCGAAGGGCCGAGTTCGGGTAGGAGAAGGCGATGCCATCGCGCAACGACGCGGCCTTGCCGCCGAGCAGCGTCTCCCACTGTTTCCGGGCGCGCGCTTCCGAGCGCGCGGCGAAGCGCAGGCCCACGACCCGCGAGAGCGGAGCCGGGCTCGGCGCTGTCGGGAAGGGCTGGCGCGGGACTTCGCCGCTCAGCTCGGGGTGCGACTCGGCGAGCTGCACGACGATGCCCTGGGCCTCCTTCGGGTGGAGGAAGGCTTCGAGCCAGCTCGGGTGGCTGTCGTCGAAACCCACCGGCGTGTAGCCGAGGCTGCGCGCCTCCTCGAGGCTCTCGTGGATATCCCGCACCTTGAAGGTGACGTGGTGGGCGCCGGGGCCGCGCATGGCCAGGAAGCGGTGGAGGAACCCATCGGGCGGGCCGTCGGGCAGGAGCATCTCGAGGGAGCCACCGCCCTCGAACTCCCACTGCCACCACAGGAACGCGCCGCCCGGGCCGACGTCGCGTTCGCGACCGCCCAGGGTCCCGACCAGGAACGCGGCGACGGGTTCGATGGCGGTGATGCCGAAGGCGACGTGGTCGAGCAGGAGGGGCTGCATGCGCGCCCACAGTAGCGACCCGGATGCCCTGGTGGCGTCGCCAGGCCTGGGGTTAACCTCCGGGCGCGACTGACCGACCCCCTGGGACAGCGCAGATCGGGCCGCGCGGGCCCGAAGCCGACGCCACGCGATGCCTTCCCGCACCGGGAGCTGCGCGGGCACCAAGGGGGATGGAATGGCAGGTCCGGGTCGCGAGCGTTGGTCGAGCCGTGCGGGCTTCGTGCTGGCCGCGGTGGGTTCCGCCGTAGGGCTCGGCAACATGTGGCGCTTCTCCTACCTCGCGGCGGAGAACGGCGGCGCCGCCTTCGTCATCCTGTACCTGGTTCTGACGCTGACCGTCGGGCTGCCGGTCTTGATCGCCGAGCTCACGATCGGGCGTGGCTCCCAGCAGAGCCCGATCCGGGCGCTGGCCCACTACGGCGGCGGCGCTTGGAAGCCGCTCGGCGTCGTCTTCGTCGCGGCCGGTTTCCTGATCCTCTCCTACTACAGCGTGATCGCCGGCTGGACGGTCCGCTATGCGGGGCTCGCCATCGTTGGCGGATTCGATGCGGGCATTGCCGATCGGTTCGGTGACATCTCCGAGGGTTGGGACGCGCTGGCCTTCCACCTGGGCTTCATGCTCGTGACGATCGCGATCGTCGGCGGCGGGGTGAAGACCGGCATCGAACGCACCTCGCTCGTGCTGATGCCCATGCTCTTCGCGATCGTGCTCGGGCTCGCGATCTACGCCTCCACCCTGGACGGGGCAGGGCCCGGCTACACCTACTACCTGACCGCCGACTTCTCGAAGCTCTGGGACGCCGAGGTGATCAAGGACGCGGCGGGTCAGTCCTTCTTCAGCCTGAGTCTCGGGATGGGCGCGATGCTCACCTACGCGAGCTATCTCGACCGCGACCAGAACCTGCCGAACCAGTCGGTCGTGATCGCCGGCGCCGACATGGCCATCGCCTTCGTGGCCGGGCTGGTCGTCTTCCCGCTGATCTTCGCGCTGGGTATCTCGGACCAGGTGAGCGGCAGCACGATCGGCGCGCTCTTCATCACCCTGCCCGGCGCTTTCGCGTCGATGGGCGGGGTGGGGCAGGTGGTCGGCATCCTGTTCTTCTCGGCCCTGATCGTCGGCGCGCTCACCTCGGCGATGTCGCTGCTCGAGGTGGTGGTGTCGTCGGCGATGGACGGCCTCGGCTGGAGTCGGGCGAAGGCGGCCTGGATCTCGGGCGCCGCGATCGCTGCGCTCGGCTGCTTCGCGGCCTTCGACATCAACGTCCTCGATGTCTCGGACCAGATCGCCAACAACATCCTGCTGCTCGGCGGCGGCTTCGCGCTCTGCCTGTTCACCGGCTGGTTCATGGAGGATCCGCTGGCCGAAGTGAAGGCCGGTGCCGAGGGCGTGTCGTGGCTCGGCGGCTGGCTGACCCTGCTGCGCTACGTGGTGCCGCTCTTCCTCGGCTTCGTGCTGGTCCAGTCGGTGCCGGCCACCTTCTGGGCGATCGTCGGGCTCTTCGGCGGCGGGAGCTAGCCGCCGCTGCTAGCGCAGCTTCACGACCACGCGGCCCATCGAGGCGCGGTCGGAGACCCGCTGCACGCCGTCGGGGACGTGATCGAAGTCGACGGTCGCATCGACGTGCACGCGCAGCTGGCCCTGGCTGGCGCGTTCGAGCAGCGCCGCGTGATAGGCGAGTTGCTCCGGGTAGTCGCCGCCGGGCGGCGACGCGGTCACGATCGACACGTTGGCGAGAATGATCTTCCCGAGCGGGGTCTCGCCCCAGCGCCCGCAGGCGAAGCCGATCGGCAGGATGCGCCCGTGGGTGGCCAGGCAGTCGAAGGAGCGCTCGTAGATCTCGCCGCCCACCGGGTCGTAGATCACGTTGGCACCGGCGTCGTTCGTGAATGCGCGGACGGCAGCCACGAAGTCTTCGCTGCGGTGGTCGATCACCAGGTCGGCGCCGAGCTCGCGGGCCAGGGCGGTCTTCTCATCGCCCCCCGCGCAGGCCACGACGCGCGCGCCGAGGGCCTTTCCGAGCTGGATGGCGGCCATGCCCGTGCCGCCCGAGGCGCCGTGAACGAGCAGCGTCTCGCCGGCCCGAAGGCCCGCGCGTAGATCGAGGGCGACGTGGGCGGTGTGGTAGGCGATGCAGAAGCCCGCCGCTTCCGCGTCGGAGATCTTGTCGTCGGCCGGGTAGAGGCTCGACGCCGGCGCGATCGACTCTTCGGCGTACGCGCCGTGGCCCGTGTAGAAGGACACGATGCCCATCACGCGATCGCCCACTGCGAACTGGGTGACGTCGGACGCACACTCGAGCACACGCCCGACACACTCCTGGCCCGGGGTGAAGGGCAGCGGCGGCTTGAACACGTAAGTGCCGCGACACATCAAGACGTCGGGGAAGCCGACGGCGACAGCGTCGACCTGAATCCGTACGTGTCCCGGCGGTAGCGCGGGCCGTTCGACGTCGACGCAGCGCAGCACGTCGACGGGTTCTCCTGCCGCGGTGATCTGCCAGGCTTTCACGGGGGCGCTCCTCTCGAAGTTGGGCCGGTCGGTCCGAGGCGTGGATCCCTCGCGCAGCGGCGTGGGTCAGTCGATCAGGCCCGTGCGGCGGCTCGCGGCGAGCACGTCGATCGCGTCGATGTGACGCAGTGCCACCCGGATCTCTTCCGCGAAGTCGCGGCGGGCGCGGGCGAGGGCTTCGTCGCCCGTGCCGAGCAGGCCCCGGTTCTCGGCGATCTTCAGCGCGGTCTGGAAGAGGACCTGCGAGATCGAGGCCGCGCTGCGGATGCGTCGCTGCAGGTGGTACTGGCGGCCGAGTCCCAGGCAGTCGGATACGAACGCCTGGCGATCGATCGCTTCGTCGGGCTCCTGGCGTTCCAGGCGGTCCGCGACGATTCGGTACGACTCGAGGAACGGGCGCAGCACACGGTGGGCGTTGAAGGGCTTCGAGCGCTTCACCAGATCCTGGGTGGCGTCGACACCCTTCTCGAGCGCGATCTCCCACTGGGGGTCGAGGGACGCGAGCTCCTGGCGGAGTTCGCCGCGGAAGACGTCCTTCTCCGCGAAGAAGAACTCGAACTTCAGGAGATCGCGCAGATCCATGGCGGTCTGCCAGAAGCGACCGACGCGCTCTTCGTCGGGCGCTTCGGTCGAGTCGAGGAGTGCGACTTCGACGATCGCGGGGTTCACGAAGAAGTGGATGATCGAGTTGCGGTAGTACGCGGCGGCGAGCTCGCGGTCCGAGCCAATCCGGTAGACGCACTCGTGGCCCTCGGCGAAGCGATCGACCACCTCGTTCTCGGCGAGTGCCTCGAGCACCCGCTCGAGGCCCTCCGGAGCCTCGAGCTCTTCGAGACCCGTGTTCGGGAGCTGGCGGCGCGCGACGGCGGCGAGCAGGTTCTTCAACCGCAGCGACACCTCGGCGAGGGTTTGAGCCTGACCGCCGGCGCCGAGCAGCGCGAGCGTCACCAGCGAGATCGGCGTGATGGGTGTCGCGCCGTTGATGCGGACGCAGACCTCGAAGGCCAGCTTCTGCAGCTCGAGGTTCTTCTCGTCGGGGTTGCTCTCCCTGCTCGGATCCGCAGGGCCGAGGGCCTTCGCCAGCGAGACCGGTTCGCCGAAGTCGATGTGGATGCCGCCGTAGCGCCGCCGCATGCGCCGGACCCACCCGACCATCCAACCGAAGCTCTCCTTCTGCTTCGCGGCACCCTGTTGCTCGGCGGCGTAGTCCTGGACGTCCGAGATCTGGTCGTAGGCAATCGAGACGGGAATCAGCGAGACGTCTTCGCTCTTCCCGCGCCGGTAGGCGTCGACTACGTAGGCGAGCATCCCGAAGCGCGGCGGCAGCAGCTTTCCCGAGCGCGAGCGTCCGCCCTCGATGTACCACTCGAGGGGGAAGCGCTTCTCGACCAGGTAGTCGACGTAGTGGCGCAGGACGAACTTGTAGACCTCGTTGTCCTTGAACGTGCGCCGGATGAAGAACACGCCGCTGCGGCGCACGAGGGGGCCGAGCGGGAAGAAGTTCATGTTGATGCCGCCGGCGGTGTGGTTCGGCGGCAGGCCGTTCTCGTGCAGCATGTACTGGAGCACGAGGTGGTCGAGGTTCGACTTGTGGGTCGGCAGGAAGACGACCGAGTGCTGCTGGGCGAGGGCGCGGATGCGTTCGAGCTTGGCGCGGTCGTAGTGGATCGATTCCGAATAGCCCTGGGTGTAGAAGAGGCGGATCAGCCGGGCGACCAGGTCGATGACGAAGGTGCTGTGGGTCGCGGCGATCTCGCGCAGGTAGCGCGCGGCGTCCTTGCGCACGCGCTTCGGTCGGATGTCCTCGCTGCGGGCGAGCTGGGCGAGGCCGCCCCGGAAGCCGGGACGCGCCAGGATGTCCTCGTGGACCAGGCGCGGCACCTTGTAACGGGCGCCGCGCAGGAGTCGCTCGGCCCGCTCGAGGGCGAGGTGCGCCTGTCGTGACACGAACTCGGCGAAGCCCGTGGTCTCGCCGAGGTCGCTGCCCACCGAGGCCCGCCAGCGTTGGCGCAACTCACTGGCCGGCGCCGGTTCACCGGCCACGATCCGGCAGCGGTCGCGTTCGCGGCGATAGATCGCGCGCTGGCGCAGCGGGCCCGGGTCGCGCGGGTCGCCCAGGCGCAGCACGTCGGAGAAGCGCGCCGAGCGCACGCCGTCGCGCTTGCGCGGGATCCAGGCGACACGAAGCGGTGCCAGCAGCAGCTCCTCACCGGCCGCGAGGTGTTGCTCGAGCGGTTCCAGCGAGACCGGTACCCGCCGGCGCGACGGGGGCAGCTTCACCGTCTCGGGTTCGGGGCTCGCTTCGACGGCGGTCGCCTCCGGACGATTGCGCGCAATCCAGGCGAGCAACAGCTTCCGCTCGAAGCCACTCGAGGCATCCAGCAGGTAGAGGATGCGCTGGCGCGGAGTCGTCCCCGGCCACGGGGGCTCGTCGCGCAGGGCCTGGGAGAGCGCCGACGTCACCGGGCCAGTCTATCACCGGAAAACCCAGCCAGAACGGCGTTTTCTGGCGTTTCGAGG
This genomic interval from Myxococcota bacterium contains the following:
- a CDS encoding SDR family NAD(P)-dependent oxidoreductase, which gives rise to MIDLSGSKALVTGASRGIGRAIAKAFAEAGADVAIGYRRDTDAAVSIQQEIEALGRSAPIFAADVREGEAVAAMVNGAHEALGGLDIVVANAGVPTRFEPLHEVDPGYWQRVLDIDLNGVFHTLHASLPLLQAQKNGVILTVSSIAADGCAANGGPYVAAKAAVNALSKVVARENAKHGVRCNVIAPGLIATDIADGMMAEHGDSLVKAIPLRRMGTPEEVGQMAVYLASEQAAWITGKVFRIDGGQW
- a CDS encoding VOC family protein; this translates as MQPLLLDHVAFGITAIEPVAAFLVGTLGGRERDVGPGGAFLWWQWEFEGGGSLEMLLPDGPPDGFLHRFLAMRGPGAHHVTFKVRDIHESLEEARSLGYTPVGFDDSHPSWLEAFLHPKEAQGIVVQLAESHPELSGEVPRQPFPTAPSPAPLSRVVGLRFAARSEARARKQWETLLGGKAASLRDGIAFSYPNSALRIAVQIDPSADEGPVALEVAAPHSLALPEGPHPLFGLPLVQIPFPPTEAPTS
- a CDS encoding sodium-dependent transporter, with product MAGPGRERWSSRAGFVLAAVGSAVGLGNMWRFSYLAAENGGAAFVILYLVLTLTVGLPVLIAELTIGRGSQQSPIRALAHYGGGAWKPLGVVFVAAGFLILSYYSVIAGWTVRYAGLAIVGGFDAGIADRFGDISEGWDALAFHLGFMLVTIAIVGGGVKTGIERTSLVLMPMLFAIVLGLAIYASTLDGAGPGYTYYLTADFSKLWDAEVIKDAAGQSFFSLSLGMGAMLTYASYLDRDQNLPNQSVVIAGADMAIAFVAGLVVFPLIFALGISDQVSGSTIGALFITLPGAFASMGGVGQVVGILFFSALIVGALTSAMSLLEVVVSSAMDGLGWSRAKAAWISGAAIAALGCFAAFDINVLDVSDQIANNILLLGGGFALCLFTGWFMEDPLAEVKAGAEGVSWLGGWLTLLRYVVPLFLGFVLVQSVPATFWAIVGLFGGGS
- a CDS encoding NADPH:quinone oxidoreductase family protein, coding for MKAWQITAAGEPVDVLRCVDVERPALPPGHVRIQVDAVAVGFPDVLMCRGTYVFKPPLPFTPGQECVGRVLECASDVTQFAVGDRVMGIVSFYTGHGAYAEESIAPASSLYPADDKISDAEAAGFCIAYHTAHVALDLRAGLRAGETLLVHGASGGTGMAAIQLGKALGARVVACAGGDEKTALARELGADLVIDHRSEDFVAAVRAFTNDAGANVIYDPVGGEIYERSFDCLATHGRILPIGFACGRWGETPLGKIILANVSIVTASPPGGDYPEQLAYHAALLERASQGQLRVHVDATVDFDHVPDGVQRVSDRASMGRVVVKLR
- a CDS encoding glycerol-3-phosphate 1-O-acyltransferase, translating into MTSALSQALRDEPPWPGTTPRQRILYLLDASSGFERKLLLAWIARNRPEATAVEASPEPETVKLPPSRRRVPVSLEPLEQHLAAGEELLLAPLRVAWIPRKRDGVRSARFSDVLRLGDPRDPGPLRQRAIYRRERDRCRIVAGEPAPASELRQRWRASVGSDLGETTGFAEFVSRQAHLALERAERLLRGARYKVPRLVHEDILARPGFRGGLAQLARSEDIRPKRVRKDAARYLREIAATHSTFVIDLVARLIRLFYTQGYSESIHYDRAKLERIRALAQQHSVVFLPTHKSNLDHLVLQYMLHENGLPPNHTAGGINMNFFPLGPLVRRSGVFFIRRTFKDNEVYKFVLRHYVDYLVEKRFPLEWYIEGGRSRSGKLLPPRFGMLAYVVDAYRRGKSEDVSLIPVSIAYDQISDVQDYAAEQQGAAKQKESFGWMVGWVRRMRRRYGGIHIDFGEPVSLAKALGPADPSRESNPDEKNLELQKLAFEVCVRINGATPITPISLVTLALLGAGGQAQTLAEVSLRLKNLLAAVARRQLPNTGLEELEAPEGLERVLEALAENEVVDRFAEGHECVYRIGSDRELAAAYYRNSIIHFFVNPAIVEVALLDSTEAPDEERVGRFWQTAMDLRDLLKFEFFFAEKDVFRGELRQELASLDPQWEIALEKGVDATQDLVKRSKPFNAHRVLRPFLESYRIVADRLERQEPDEAIDRQAFVSDCLGLGRQYHLQRRIRSAASISQVLFQTALKIAENRGLLGTGDEALARARRDFAEEIRVALRHIDAIDVLAASRRTGLID